The proteins below come from a single Leopardus geoffroyi isolate Oge1 chromosome D3, O.geoffroyi_Oge1_pat1.0, whole genome shotgun sequence genomic window:
- the SLC25A1 gene encoding tricarboxylate transport protein, mitochondrial, with translation MRDPQGRLDSTRGLLCGLGAGVAEAVVVVCPMETIKCSMKTIEVKFIHDQTSPNPKYRGFFHGVREIIREQGLKGTYQGLTATVLKQGSNQAIRFFVMTSLRNWYRGDNPNKPMNPLITGVFGAVAGAASVFGNTPLDVIKTRMQGLEAHKYRNTWDCGLQILRNEGLKAFYKGTIPRLGRVCLDVAIVFVIYDEVVKLLNKVWKTD, from the exons ATGCGAGATCCCCAGGGACGCCTGGACAGCACACGGGGGCTGCTGTGCGGCCTGGGTGCCGGTGTGGCTGAAGCCGTGGTGGTCGTGTGCCCTATGGAGACCATCAAG TGCTCCATGAAGACCATCGAG GTGAAGTTCATCCACGACCAGACCTCCCCAAACCCTAAGTACAGAGGATTCTTCCATGGGGTCAGGGAGATTATTCGGGAACAAG GGCTGAAGGGGACCTACCAGGGCCTCACAGCCACCGTGCTGAAGCAGGGGTCTAACCAGGCCATCCGCTTCTTCGTCATGACCTCCCTGCGCAACTGGTACAGAG GGGACAACCCCAACAAGCCCATGAACCCACTGATCACCGGAGTGTTTGGAGCTGTTGCTGGCGCAGCCAGTGTCTTCGGGAACACTCCTCTGGATGTGATCAAGACCCGGATGCAG GGCCTGGAGGCACACAAATACCGGAACACATGGGACTGTGGCTTGCAGATCCTGAGGAATGAGGGGCTCaaggc attCTACAAGGGCACCATCCCCCGCCTGGGCCGGGTCTGCCTGGATGTGGCCATCGTGTTTGTCATCTATGATGAAGTGGTGAAGCTTCTCAACAAAGTGTGGAAGACAGACTGA